The Penicillium digitatum chromosome 6, complete sequence genome has a window encoding:
- a CDS encoding AMP-dependent synthetase/ligase produces the protein MAEESPEIQAALRNLDRELEEGDITEKGYQKRRTVLLSQYFGPNKHLEINQQAGLDHDATPTSPGRATPAILSVRPPTADSALPHIASPMYAGIYNGSQGSGGVGYGQGPGIHPQDQSQASLGSHSREGMLQAHDRAPSGGSYDSLFLPKPPIPGPQGQDASRTATLMSQSYAFNPNSQPEYMSQPEYAQEYGQKYPQEYDQEYPHEYAPAEHAQPEYAEDGVAHYDPASGGPTRHSTMLDSQQGYFSDFAGQQHDDYRDSYGGGFHRYSQSGEAFSPTANMAPPLMPATAELQHGPAIEHLLPLEPREIPFALNDPHDKNIPMSNFDNLPTVLRHRARAHPKQAAYWVLDAKGKEVASITWEKLSSRAEKVSQVIRDKSNLYRGDRVALIYREAEIIEFAVALLGCFIAGVVAVPINSLDDYTSLNVVLTSTQAHLALTTENNLKNFQRDITAQKLSWPRGVEWWKTNEFGSFNPKKKDDTPALQVPDLAYIEFARAPTGDMRGVVMSHRTIMHQMACLSAIISTVPAESNAKQYATKGETIISYLDPRQGIGMIIAILFTVYGGHTTVWHEDRAVETPGLYAHLITKYKASVMATDYSGLKIATYNYQQDPMSTRHFKKNSEPNFSSVKICLIDTLTLDPEFHEILADRWLRPMRNPRAREIVAPMLCLPEHGGMVISMRDWLGGEERMGCALTHEMDPASRDDSKKEDESLTKSETKTAFGSSLLGGGSRVSTIKQSPKNELSEVLLDKEALKSNEVVVLAMGEDARKYASSMPHAVRVGAFGYPIPDATLAVVDPETNLLCTPNVIGEIWVDSPSLSGGFWALPKHTEAIFHARPYKFEEPNPTPILVEPEFLRTGLLGCVIEGRLFVLGLYEDRLRQKVEWVEHGQEIVEHRYFFVQHLTVSILKRVPKIHDCTAFDVFVNEEHLPVIVLESYSASTAPTTSGGPPRQLDSVLLDSLAERCMEVLYQEHHLRVYCVLLTAPNSLPRVTKNGRQEIGNMLCRKDFESGMLQAVHVKFGVERSVMNLPVGVDPEGGIWSPIALASRQDLLAYQEKQYSGVDYRDVVMDDRTSTPLNNFKTIVDLLQWRVSRQAEELAYCSIDGRGKEGKGVTWKKFDLKVSAVATYLKNKVKVRPGDHIVLMYTHSEEYIYAIHACLCLGAVVIPMAPIDQNRLSEDAPAFLHIISDFDVKAIIVNTEVDHVMRQKLVSQHIKQSAQVLRIGVPAIYNTTKPSKQSHGCRDLGYTVKDTWLQANQPALVWTYWTPDQRRISVQISHETIMGMCKVQKETCQMTSSRPVLGSVRSTLGLGFLHTCLMGIFVGAPTYLVSPVDFAQNPMTLFVTLARYKIKDTYATSQMLDYAMSAMAGKGFQLQELKNLMISAEGRPRTDIYGKVRLHFANASLDRTSINVIYSHVLNPMVTTRSYMCIEPIELWLDLRSLRQGLIYPVDPDADPTALLLQDSGMVPVNTQIAIVNPETCTLAHVGEYGEIWVQSDACAQGFYKSKQEFDAERLNGRVADGDPSVPYVRTGDLGFLHTVTRPIGPGGQPVDMQVLFLLGSIGETFEVNGLNHFPMDIENSVESCHRNIVKGGCAIFQAGGLVVVVVEVTRKAYLASLVPVIVDAILMEHQVVADIVAFVSHGDFPRSRLGEKQRGKVLASWVTRKLRTIAQFSIRDLDGDSLFADLPQHRMSRVSKPGSTMGTSIRQSTMNPDIDAGVPRSPAGVTLVETTHPAANYLGDRAGSMPHELGNATDNNMVAASIPKPNSAVPHIKEPQSTNILTEFDDHHYNTLDSIATTARADRDIRFSFDMADNPAQSQSYGYPSGEQPLTGREPPPSHQGWNHNNGQAMGTAHAEPTHPGTHDNGRIDEWPQEALIYQSAVGAENGHDFYHTGSNNAAPYLQLRGLNLE, from the exons ATGGCGGAAGAGTCTCCCGAGATCCAGGCCGCTTTGCGGAACCTAGATCGGGAGTTGGAG GAGGGCGATATCACCGAGAAAGG ATACCAGAAGCGGCGTACGGTCCTGCTCTCGCAATATTTCGGTCCCAACAAGCACCTTGAGATCAATCAACAGGCCGGTCTTGACCATGATGCAACCCCAACCAGCCCTGGAAGGGCCACGCCGGCCATTTTGAGCGTTCGCCCGCCAACCGCAGATTCTGCTCTGCCACACATCGCTTCCCCCATGTACGCAGGCATTTACAATGGCTCACAGGGCAGCGGAGGCGTCGGGTATGGTCAAGGTCCCGGTATACATCCACAGGATCAGTCGCAGGCATCGTTGGGGTCTCATAGCAGAGAAGGCATGCTCCAAGCCCATGATCGCGCGCCTTCAGGGGGCTCTTACGACTCTCTATTCCTTCCTAAACCCCCAATCCCAGGGCCACAAGGCCAGGATGCCTCCAGAACGGCAACTTTGATGAGTCAGAGCTATGCTTTCAACCCCAATTCTCAACCCGAGTATATGTCTCAGCCCGAGTATGCTCAGGAGTACGGTCAGAAATATCCTCAGGAGTACGATCAGGAATATCCTCATGAGTATGCCCCCGCCGAACACGCCCAACCCGAGTACGCGGAGGACGGCGTAGCACATTACGATCCAGCTTCTGGAGGACCCACGCGACACTCAACAATGCTTGATTCCCAACAAGGCTACTTTTCCGACTTTGCGGGCCAACAGCATGATGATTATAGGGATAGCTATGGAGGCGGCTTCCACCGCTATTCTCAGTCCGGGGAAGCCTTTTCGCCAACAGCAAATATGGCTCCGCCATTGATGCCCGCCACGGCGGAACTTCAGCATGGACCGGCAATTGAGCATCTACTTCCCCTCGAACCTCGGGAGATTCCTTTCGCATTGAACGATCCGCACGACAAAAATATCCCTATGTCCAACTTTGACAACCTTCCCACGGTCTTACGGCATCGCGCTCGAGCTCACCCCAAGCAGGCAGCATATTGGGTGCTGGATGCAAAGGGCAAGGAGGTGGCATCGATAACATGGGAAAAGTTATCTAGCCGTGCAGAGAAAGTTTCTCAAGTCATTCGTGATAAGAGTAATCTATATCGCGGAGATCGCGTTGCTCTTATCTACCGCGAAGCTGAGATTATCGAGTTCGCTGTGGCGCTATTGGGCTGCTTTATTGCAGGAGTTGTCGCCGTACCTATCAACAGTCTGGATGACTACACAAGTCTTAATGTCGTGCTCACCTCAACCCAAGCACATCTAGCTTTGACAACCGAGAATAACTTGAAGAACTTCCAACGCGATATTACAGCACAAAAACTCAGTTGGCCACGAGGAGTTGAGTGGTGGAAGACGAATGAGTTCGGCAGTTTCAACCCGAAGAAAAAGGATGATACGCCTGCACTGCAAGTCCCTGACCTGGCCTATATTGAGTTTGCAAGGGCCCCAACGGGTGATATGCGTGGTGTTGTCATGAGCCACCGGACTATCATGCACCAAATGGCATGTCTGAGTGCAATCATTTCTACGGTTCCTGCGGAGTCAAACGCCAAGCAGTATGCCACTAAGGGAGAAACTATCATCAGTTACCTTGATCCGAGACAAGGAATTGGTATGATCATAGCCATTCTTTTTACCGTTTACGGTGGTCACACAACCGTTTGGCACGAGGACCGGGCGGTAGAAACACCCGGTTTATATGCCCATCTTATCACCAAGTACAAGGCATCGGTCATGGCGACAGATTACTCCGGTTTGAAGATCGCCACCTACAACTACCAGCAAGATCCGATGTCAACAAGACATTTCAAGAAGAACTCCGAACCCAATTTCAGCAGCGTCAAGATCTGTCTCATCGATACCCTTACTCTCGACCCTGAGTTCCATGAAATTCTGGCTGACAGATGGCTCCGTCCAATGAGGAACCCACGGGCTAGAGAAATTGTGGCTCCGATGCTCTGTTTGCCAGAACATGGAGGTATGGTCATTAGTATGCGTGACTGGCTCGGTGGTGAAGAGCGAATGGGATGTGCTTTGACCCATGAGATGGACCCAGCCAGTCGTGACGATTCTAAGAAGGAAGACGAAAGCCTAACCAAATCTGAGACTAAGACTGCCTTCGGAAGCAGTCTTCTGGGCGGTGGGTCACGAGTTTCCACGATCAAGCAGAGCCCCAAGAACGAGCTTAGTGAAGTTCTTTTAGACAAAGAGGCCTTGAAGAGCAATGAAGTTGTTGTACTGGCTATGGGCGAGGATGCACGAAAGTACGCAAGCAGTATGCCGCATGCTGTACGGGTTGGCGCTTTCGGCTACCCAATTCCAGACGCAACTCTCGCCGTCGTCGATCCGGAGACCAATCTCCTCTGTACGCCAAATGTTATCGGTGAGATTTGGGTTGATTCACCCTCTCTCTCTGGTGGCTTCTGGGCATTGCCGAAACACACAGAGGCCATATTTCACGCTCGTCCTTACAAGTTTGAAGAGCCCAACCCGACCCCGATACTCGTGGAGCCTGAGTTCTTGCGCACTGGTCTGCTCGGGTGTGTGATTGAGGGCAGACTTTTCGTGCTTGGTCTCTACGAGGATCGTCTCCGCCAAAAGGTTGAGTGGGTTGAGCACGGCCAAGAGATTGTGGAACATCGATACTTCTTCGTTCAACATCTAACTGTTAGCATTCTTAAGAGGGTGCCGAAAATTCATGATTGTACTGCATTTGATGTGTTTGTCAATGAAGAACATCTTCCGGTTATTGTTTTGGAGTCTTACTCGGCCTCGACGGCGCCAACAACTTCCGGCGGTCCACCAAGGCAGCTTGACTCGGTTCTGCTTGATTCGCTTGCCGAGAGGTGTATGGAGGTTTTGTACCAAGAGCATCATCTGCGGGTGTATTGTGTTCTACTCACTGCCCCGAACAGTCTGCCGCGTGTCACCAAGAACGGCAGACAAGAAATTGGTAACATGCTCTGTCGCAAAGATTTCGAGTCCGGTATGCTGCAAGCGGTGCATGTCAAGTTTGGAGTTGAACGATCAGTGATGAATTTGCCCGTCGGTGTTGACCCCGAGGGTGGGATTTGGTCCCCTATTGCTCTCGCATCAAGACAAGACTTGCTTGCTTATCAGGAAAAGCAATACTCGGGTGTGGATTATCGCGATGTGGTGATGGATGACCGGACTTCCACCCCACTGAACAACTTCAAGACCATtgtcgatcttcttcaatggCGAGTCTCCCGCCAAGCCGAAGAACTGGCTTACTGCTCTATAGATGGCCGTGGGAAGGAAGGAAAGGGCGTCACTTGGAAGAAGTTTGACTTAAAAGTCTCTGCAGTGGCAACCTACCTAAAGAACAAGGTGAAGGTACGGCCAGGAGATCATATCGTGCTGATGTACACTCACTCGGAGGAATACATCTATGCCATTCATGCTTGTCTGTGCTTGGGTGCAGTTGTCATCCCGATGGCTCCTATTGATCAAAACCGTCTTTCAGAAGATGCCCCTGCATTCTTGCACATCATCAGCGACTTCGATGTCAAGGCCATCATCGTTAACACCGAGGTTGACCATGTCATGAGGCAGAAGCTTGTGTCGCAGCATATCAAGCAGTCCGCTCAAGTTCTTCGCATTGGTGTGCCTGCTATTTACAACACCACAAAGCCCTCGAAGCAGTCCCACGGATGTCGTGATCTCGGCTATACTGTGAAGGATACCTGGCTCCAGGCCAACCAGCCCGCTCTGGTCTGGACATATTGGACCCCAGATCAGCGAAGAATTTCAGTTCAAATTTCCCATGAAACCATTATGGGCATGTGCAAGGTTCAAAAAGAAACCTGCCAAATGACAAGCTCAAGGCCAGTGCTTGGAAGCGTCCGAAGTACCCTTGGTCTCGGATTCCTACACACCTGTCTGATGGGCATTTTTGTCG GTGCTCCTACATACCTTGTTTCGCCAGTCGACTTCGCTCAAAACCCAATGACTCTCTTCGTAACACTTGCTAGGTACAAGATCAAGGACACTTACGCCACTAGTCAGATGTTGGACTACGCGATGAGTGCTATGGCTGGAAAGGGCTTCCAGCTTCAAGAACTAAAAAACCTCATGATTTCCGCAGAGGGCCGACCTAGAACGGACATCT ATGGAAAGGTACGCCTACATTTCGCCAACGCCAGCTTGGACCGTACCTCAATCAACGTCATTTACTCGCACGTTCTCAACCCAATGGTCACCACACGGTCATACATGTGCATTGAGCCGATCGAGCTATGGCTTGACTTGAGAAGCCTCCGTCAAGGTCTTATCTACCCCGTGGACCCTGATGCCGATCCCACCGCGCTTTTGCTGCAAGACTCGGGTATGGTACCAGTTAACACACAGATTGCGATTGTGAACCCCGAGACCTGCACTCTTGCGCACGTTGGAGAGTACGGTGAGATCTGGGTTCAGTCCGACGCTTGTGCTCAGGGATTTTACAAATCAAAACAAGAGTTTGACGCGGAGCGGTTGAACGGCAGAGTTGCAGACGGCGATCCTAGCGTGCCTTATGTCCGTACTGGTGATCTAGGTTTCCTTCACACCGTTACTCGGCCGATCGGGCCTGGTGGACAGCCAGTTGACATGCAAGTACTCTTCCTCCTTGGCAGCATCGGCGAGACCTTCGAGGTCAACGGACTCAACCACTTCCCTATGGACATTGAAAACTCTGTAGAGAGTTGCCACCGTAATATCGTGAAAGGAGGATG TGCTATTTTCCAAGCCGGTGGCTTAGTTGTTGTCGTTGTTGAGGTAACTCGCAAAGCCTATCTAGCTTCCCTGGTCCCCGTCATTGTTGATGCTATCCTCATGGAGCACCAAGTTGTTGCGGATATTGTCGCATTCGTCTCCCACGGTGACTTCCCTCGCTCTCGTCTGGGCGAGAAACAGCGCGGAAAGGTTCTCGCCTCATGGGTTACCCGGAAGCTGCGAACCATTGCTCAGTTCAGTATTCGTGACCTGGACGGCGATAGCCTATTTGCGGACTTGCCTCAGCATCGTATGAGCAGAGTTTCCAAGCCTGGAAGCACCATGGGCACCAGCATCCGACAGTCTACAATGAATCCGGACATTGACGCTGGTGTTCCTCGCTCTCCAGCTGGGGTGACACTGGTAGAGACTACTCATCCCGCGGCTAATTACCTCGGCGACCGAGCCGGGTCTATGCCGCATGAACTTGGGAATGCCACTGACAATAATATGGTTGCCGCTTCTATCCCGAAGCCTAACTCTGCTGTGCCTCACATCAAGGAGCCACAGTCTACCAACATTCTAACCGAGTTCGATGATCATCACTACAACACATTGGATTCCATCGCGACTACTGCCCGCGCGGACCGTGATATCCGGTTCAGTTTTGATATGGCCGACAACCCCGCCCAATCTCAATCATATGGATATCCTAGTGGTGAACAGCCCTTAACGGGACGAGAGCCGCCTCCTAGCCATCAGGGATGGAACCACAACAACGGCCAGGCTATGGGCACAGCCCACGCTGAGCCAACACATCCAGGTACACATGACAATGGGAGAATCGATGAATGGCCCCAAGAAGCTCTCATTTACCAGTCAGCAGTAGGTGCGGAAAACGGGCACGACTTCTATCACACGGGCAGCAACAACGCTGCGCCGTATCTGCAACTACGGGGCTTGAACTTGGAATGA